The following proteins are encoded in a genomic region of Magnetovibrio sp.:
- a CDS encoding helix-hairpin-helix domain-containing protein, which produces MEKPTLTDIAGVGKAAAERLSEAGYTRIDDIAGADPQKLSQVSGFEGERARRTIDAAKLLAGDDDDIVAPAILPAKPEVIDMTDDKTEDQNTPAEAAKAEAPKTEAPKTEAKATAKKAPVKKAAAKKPAAKAAAKPAAKPAAKPAAKPAAKPTAKAEPAKAEPVKAEKVETPKVEAAKPAAKPAELSMAAPANANTPSIFKEPGYIAAGVLLVLAVYGFAQQPSIQEYLGYSSSTESSTSTAAMTTAPTAPATAGTSGETGTASGTSAPANVNAPAAASAPNGFNHPAMMQNMGSGMNHDMPGYMNPGMGQGMGQGMPPYGNMPPHNMPYGHPAFGGAPAAAAGDSTEPTDATEQGAVQGGAPLPPPYGPYSYTGNRFFNQGNGYGNGYGQGSADADFGMNFAGRANTQAYGNGYNNYNGYNGYNGYNGYAPYGYAPYGYAPYGPGPAPYAAPAAPGQVPAPAQ; this is translated from the coding sequence ATGGAAAAGCCCACCCTGACAGATATCGCAGGCGTTGGAAAAGCCGCCGCCGAACGCCTGAGCGAAGCGGGATACACCCGCATCGACGACATTGCCGGCGCAGATCCTCAAAAACTCAGCCAAGTTTCTGGGTTCGAAGGCGAACGCGCCCGACGAACCATTGACGCAGCGAAACTCTTGGCCGGTGACGATGACGACATCGTTGCACCCGCCATTTTGCCAGCCAAACCGGAGGTTATCGACATGACGGACGACAAGACCGAAGATCAAAACACCCCCGCCGAAGCCGCGAAGGCTGAAGCGCCGAAAACCGAAGCACCCAAAACCGAAGCCAAAGCCACCGCGAAAAAAGCGCCGGTGAAAAAGGCCGCCGCGAAGAAGCCCGCAGCCAAAGCCGCTGCGAAGCCTGCCGCGAAGCCTGCCGCGAAGCCTGCTGCAAAACCTGCAGCGAAACCGACTGCGAAAGCGGAACCGGCTAAAGCAGAACCAGTAAAAGCAGAAAAGGTAGAAACCCCAAAGGTTGAAGCTGCCAAACCCGCAGCGAAGCCTGCTGAGCTTTCTATGGCTGCGCCCGCAAATGCCAACACCCCGAGCATCTTCAAGGAACCCGGTTATATCGCCGCTGGCGTCCTGTTGGTTTTGGCTGTTTACGGCTTCGCCCAACAGCCGAGCATCCAGGAATATCTGGGCTATTCGAGCTCCACGGAGTCTTCCACAAGCACCGCGGCGATGACCACCGCCCCCACTGCGCCCGCCACGGCCGGCACCTCCGGCGAAACCGGCACGGCATCAGGTACGAGCGCACCGGCGAACGTCAACGCCCCCGCCGCCGCGAGCGCGCCGAACGGTTTCAACCACCCCGCCATGATGCAAAACATGGGTTCGGGCATGAACCATGATATGCCCGGCTACATGAACCCCGGCATGGGCCAAGGTATGGGCCAGGGCATGCCCCCCTATGGCAACATGCCGCCGCACAACATGCCCTACGGCCACCCGGCATTTGGCGGCGCGCCTGCAGCCGCGGCTGGTGACAGCACCGAGCCGACCGACGCCACCGAACAGGGTGCCGTTCAAGGTGGAGCACCTTTGCCGCCCCCTTACGGCCCGTACAGCTACACCGGAAACCGGTTCTTCAACCAAGGTAACGGTTATGGCAACGGCTACGGTCAAGGTTCCGCCGACGCAGATTTCGGCATGAACTTCGCAGGTCGCGCCAACACCCAGGCCTATGGCAACGGCTACAACAACTATAATGGCTATAACGGCTACAATGGCTACAACGGGTACGCACCCTATGGCTATGCGCCTTACGGCTATGCGCCCTACGGCCCCGGCCCTGCGCCTTACGCGGCACCTGCCGCCCCGGGTCAAGTTCCGGCGCCCGCTCAGTAA
- a CDS encoding carboxylate-amine ligase has protein sequence MTVSTPSFTIGVEEEYLLVDRDTRALASEPPPGVLEAIEHRIKDLVRPEFLKAQIEIGTTVCANVGEAHAQLAHLRKTVADVAGEFGLAPIAASTHPFSEWTHQVHTDKQRYNELADAMQGVARRLLICGMHVHIGIDDDDLRIDLLNQASYFLPHLLALSTSSPFWRGDNTGLKSYRLSVFDELPRTGLPGHFDTFTEYQRHVDILVKVGVIPDASMLWWDLRPSAKFPTLEMRITDVCTRLNDAAAIAALFQCIMRMLYRLRRSNQRWRNYANMLINENRWRAQRYGIDEGMIDFGRCDMVPFHELIAELLDMLAEDADALGCTNELAHVPTILETKTSAHEQCAVFEAAKGIGASNDEALQAVVDWLIATTVEDL, from the coding sequence ATGACGGTCAGCACACCCAGCTTCACCATCGGCGTCGAAGAAGAATATCTGCTCGTCGACCGCGATACCCGCGCCCTGGCTAGCGAGCCGCCGCCGGGGGTGCTGGAAGCGATCGAACATCGCATCAAGGACTTGGTCCGCCCCGAATTTCTCAAGGCGCAAATCGAAATCGGCACCACCGTGTGCGCCAACGTTGGCGAGGCCCACGCCCAGCTGGCGCATCTGCGCAAAACCGTCGCCGACGTCGCGGGCGAATTCGGCCTCGCCCCCATCGCCGCGTCGACCCATCCGTTTTCCGAATGGACCCACCAGGTTCATACCGACAAGCAACGCTACAACGAACTCGCCGACGCCATGCAGGGTGTCGCCCGGCGGTTGCTGATCTGCGGCATGCACGTGCATATCGGCATCGACGATGACGACCTGCGCATCGATCTGTTGAACCAGGCCAGCTATTTCCTGCCGCATCTGTTGGCGCTGTCGACCTCGTCGCCGTTTTGGCGCGGCGACAACACCGGGTTGAAATCGTATCGCCTCAGCGTGTTCGACGAACTGCCGCGCACCGGGCTGCCCGGCCATTTCGACACCTTCACCGAATACCAGCGTCACGTCGACATTTTGGTCAAGGTCGGCGTGATCCCCGACGCCTCGATGCTGTGGTGGGACTTGCGGCCATCGGCCAAGTTCCCGACCTTGGAAATGCGCATCACCGACGTGTGCACCCGACTGAACGACGCCGCCGCCATCGCCGCGCTGTTTCAGTGCATCATGCGCATGCTCTACCGTCTGCGCCGCAGCAATCAGCGCTGGCGCAACTACGCCAACATGTTGATCAACGAAAACCGTTGGCGGGCGCAACGCTATGGCATCGACGAGGGCATGATCGATTTCGGCCGGTGCGACATGGTGCCGTTTCACGAACTGATCGCCGAACTCCTGGACATGCTGGCCGAAGACGCCGACGCGCTCGGCTGCACCAACGAACTCGCCCACGTGCCGACCATATTGGAAACCAAGACCAGCGCCCACGAACAATGCGCGGTGTTCGAGGCCGCCAAAGGCATCGGCGCCTCCAACGACGAAGCGCTGCAAGCTGTGGTCGATTGGCTGATCGCCACTACGGTCGAGGACCTATAG
- a CDS encoding DUF2312 domain-containing protein, translated as MTDVGGIAGDRLRSFVERIERLEEEKAALAADIREVYSEAKGTGFDVKILRQIVRLRKMDVSERQELEDLLDVYKRALGM; from the coding sequence ATGACCGACGTTGGTGGCATCGCGGGCGACCGCCTGCGCTCTTTCGTGGAACGGATCGAACGCCTGGAAGAAGAAAAAGCAGCCCTGGCCGCGGACATCCGCGAGGTTTACTCCGAAGCCAAGGGCACCGGGTTCGACGTCAAAATCCTGCGCCAGATCGTGCGTCTGCGCAAAATGGACGTCTCGGAACGCCAGGAACTCGAAGACCTGCTCGACGTCTACAAGCGCGCGCTCGGCATGTAA
- the glpD gene encoding glycerol-3-phosphate dehydrogenase: MSQERIYDLAVIGGGVNGCGIARDGAGRGLDVVLCEQGDLAQGTSSASTKLIHGGLRYLEYYEFALVRKALIEREVLLQAAPHIIHPLRFVLPHHKALRPAWLLRLGLFLYDHLGGRKILPGTEVLDLTHGAIGEPLQNTFRKGFEYSDCWVDDARLVVLNAVDAAARGADILVRNKCVSAHREANLWSIMVENTDSGQRREILARVLVNAAGPWVEDVIETMPDVHRERKHIRLVRGSHIVVPRLFEHDRAYIFQNEDGRIFFAIPYERAFTLIGTTDEDHQGSLDTVSITDEEVKYLCTAAQRYFQVAPKVEDVVWSYSGVRPLFDDGTSAAHQATRDYVLKIDGDAALHQAPLLNVFGGKITTYRKLAEAALAKLGPWLGKVGQEWTQKAPLPGGDFSVDGVNELSLAVQHKYPFIEAGWANRMVRAYGTRVWQVFGAAHSLDDLGEMFGETLTEAEVVYLIEHEWARTADDILWRRTKLGLRLDTYERSRLGAWMRTYHMRQQHTAV, encoded by the coding sequence ATGTCCCAAGAACGAATTTATGATTTGGCCGTCATCGGTGGCGGCGTGAATGGTTGCGGCATCGCACGCGATGGCGCGGGGCGCGGTCTTGATGTTGTGTTGTGCGAACAAGGCGACTTGGCGCAAGGCACCTCGTCGGCCAGCACCAAGCTGATCCACGGCGGGCTGCGCTATCTGGAATATTATGAGTTCGCGTTGGTGCGCAAAGCGCTGATCGAACGCGAAGTTCTGTTGCAGGCCGCGCCGCACATCATTCACCCGTTGCGCTTCGTGCTGCCCCACCACAAGGCCTTGCGCCCGGCGTGGCTGCTGCGTTTGGGATTGTTTCTATACGACCATCTCGGCGGGCGCAAAATCCTGCCCGGTACCGAAGTCTTGGACCTGACCCACGGGGCCATCGGCGAGCCGTTGCAGAACACGTTCCGCAAGGGCTTTGAGTATTCCGACTGTTGGGTCGACGACGCCCGGTTGGTGGTGCTGAACGCCGTTGATGCGGCTGCGCGCGGCGCCGATATATTGGTGCGCAACAAATGCGTTTCGGCGCATCGCGAAGCCAATTTGTGGAGCATCATGGTCGAGAATACGGACAGTGGCCAACGCCGCGAAATTCTCGCCAGGGTGCTGGTCAATGCCGCCGGCCCCTGGGTCGAGGACGTGATCGAAACCATGCCCGACGTGCACCGTGAACGCAAGCACATCCGTCTGGTGCGCGGCAGCCATATCGTGGTGCCACGCTTGTTCGAACACGATCGCGCCTACATCTTCCAAAACGAAGATGGGCGGATTTTCTTCGCCATCCCTTACGAGCGCGCCTTCACTTTGATCGGCACCACCGACGAGGACCATCAAGGATCTCTCGACACCGTTTCCATCACCGATGAAGAAGTGAAGTATCTGTGCACGGCCGCCCAACGTTATTTTCAAGTAGCCCCCAAGGTCGAAGATGTGGTGTGGAGTTATTCCGGCGTGCGTCCATTGTTCGACGACGGGACAAGTGCGGCCCACCAGGCGACCCGCGATTACGTTTTGAAGATCGATGGCGATGCGGCGCTGCATCAAGCTCCGCTGTTGAACGTCTTCGGCGGTAAAATCACCACCTATCGGAAATTGGCGGAAGCGGCCTTGGCGAAACTGGGCCCCTGGCTGGGCAAGGTCGGGCAGGAATGGACCCAAAAGGCACCGTTACCCGGCGGCGATTTTTCGGTCGATGGCGTGAACGAATTGTCTTTGGCGGTGCAGCACAAGTATCCCTTCATCGAAGCGGGATGGGCAAACCGCATGGTGCGGGCCTACGGCACCCGCGTATGGCAGGTCTTCGGCGCGGCGCACAGTCTCGACGATTTGGGTGAGATGTTCGGCGAGACCCTGACGGAAGCGGAAGTCGTTTATCTGATCGAACACGAATGGGCGCGCACCGCCGACGACATTTTGTGGCGCCGCACCAAGTTGGGTTTGCGGCTGGATACCTATGAAAGATCCCGTTTGGGCGCGTGGATGCGGACGTACCACATGCGTCAGCAACACACTGCTGTGTAA
- a CDS encoding sulfur globule family protein, producing the protein MKTIKTIAFAGIIGIAALSATSAQAFWGWDNGNGWGNGNNNGNGYGNGNGGGDGSFGFSMNGRGSGNGNGSNGWNGSNGYNGYNGYGPYGYAPYGYAPQGYGAPYGQPVAPQFAAPQQQQYAPAPGYAPYPPYGPYGSQAFTAPGQAPAPAAGK; encoded by the coding sequence ATGAAAACCATTAAAACCATCGCGTTCGCCGGCATCATCGGCATCGCCGCCCTGTCCGCCACTTCCGCCCAGGCTTTCTGGGGCTGGGACAACGGCAACGGCTGGGGCAACGGCAACAACAACGGCAACGGCTACGGCAATGGTAACGGCGGCGGCGACGGTTCGTTCGGCTTTTCCATGAACGGTCGCGGCAGCGGCAACGGCAACGGCAGCAATGGCTGGAACGGTAGCAACGGCTACAATGGCTACAACGGCTACGGTCCTTATGGCTATGCGCCTTACGGTTACGCTCCGCAGGGTTATGGCGCGCCTTACGGCCAGCCGGTGGCTCCGCAGTTCGCGGCGCCGCAACAGCAGCAGTACGCCCCTGCACCGGGTTATGCACCGTATCCGCCTTACGGCCCGTACGGTTCGCAGGCCTTCACGGCTCCGGGACAAGCCCCGGCGCCCGCCGCAGGCAAATAA
- a CDS encoding DeoR/GlpR family DNA-binding transcription regulator → MSFSLRQQEILEIAREQSRVTVDELVARFDVTAQTIRKDLNELCDAKALSRVHGGAVLASGVANVGYEQRRAIATDEKHLIGELCAAAIPNNASLFINIGTTTEAVARALMHHRDLLVITNNLNVANILIQNPSCEVIIAGGVLRRSDGGVIGEVTADFINQFKVDYAVIGASAIDEDGALLDYDYREVRVAQAIIKNARHTYLVADKMKLERTAPVRIAHISQISTFFTDEIVSEKLRQVCAQHDITMIDATHGPIATEN, encoded by the coding sequence ATGTCTTTTTCGCTTCGCCAGCAAGAAATTCTCGAAATCGCTCGCGAGCAAAGCCGCGTCACGGTGGACGAGCTGGTGGCCCGGTTCGACGTCACCGCGCAAACCATCCGCAAGGATCTAAACGAATTGTGCGACGCCAAAGCTTTGTCGCGGGTCCATGGCGGGGCGGTTCTGGCGTCGGGAGTCGCCAACGTGGGCTACGAGCAGCGCCGCGCCATCGCCACCGATGAAAAACACCTGATCGGCGAATTGTGTGCGGCGGCGATTCCCAATAACGCGTCGCTGTTCATCAACATCGGCACCACCACCGAAGCCGTCGCCCGCGCGTTGATGCACCACCGCGATCTTTTGGTGATCACCAACAACCTCAACGTCGCGAACATTTTAATTCAGAATCCCTCGTGTGAAGTGATCATCGCGGGGGGCGTGCTGCGACGCTCAGACGGCGGAGTGATCGGCGAAGTCACCGCTGATTTCATCAATCAATTCAAGGTCGATTACGCCGTTATAGGCGCATCGGCCATCGACGAAGACGGTGCGCTGCTGGATTACGATTACCGAGAAGTGCGCGTTGCCCAGGCGATCATCAAAAACGCCCGCCACACCTATCTGGTTGCCGACAAGATGAAGTTGGAACGCACGGCACCGGTGCGCATCGCCCATATTTCCCAAATCAGCACCTTCTTCACCGACGAAATCGTCTCCGAAAAGCTCCGACAGGTTTGTGCGCAACACGATATCACCATGATCGATGCGACCCACGGCCCCATTGCTACCGAAAATTGA
- a CDS encoding DMT family transporter: MAAEKILKDKARVERLAFVMLILGATAIAFAPIFVRVSEVGPVATAFYRMTLAVPALGLWLYWGKSGRDEPALSRREYLRLALAGFFFAGDMSLWHFSIHYTTVANATLLANLAPIFVTLFGYVLFQTRFTGLFLGGMALAILGAVTLMGDSLQLSRQSFIGDLLGVATAVFYASYIMAVGRLRSRLATRVIMFWSTLFCAAFLLPLTWMSGEAWTPETLNGWWVLIGLALTAQVFGQGLIAYALAHLPVAFSSVSLLFQPVIAALAAWLLFGEALGPLQGVGALVVLMGVALARVGSIKKPDA; the protein is encoded by the coding sequence TTGGCGGCAGAAAAAATATTAAAAGACAAAGCTCGTGTCGAGCGGCTTGCGTTCGTGATGCTGATCTTGGGCGCGACCGCCATCGCCTTTGCACCGATCTTCGTGCGGGTGTCCGAGGTCGGACCCGTGGCGACGGCCTTTTACCGGATGACGTTGGCGGTGCCGGCATTGGGATTGTGGCTGTACTGGGGCAAGTCCGGGCGCGATGAACCAGCGCTGTCACGCCGCGAGTATCTGCGCTTGGCCTTGGCGGGGTTCTTTTTCGCCGGCGACATGTCGCTGTGGCATTTTTCCATCCACTACACCACCGTCGCCAATGCGACGCTTCTGGCCAACCTGGCACCGATTTTCGTCACCTTGTTCGGCTATGTGCTGTTTCAGACCCGCTTTACCGGCCTGTTTCTGGGCGGCATGGCGCTGGCGATCTTGGGGGCGGTGACGTTGATGGGCGACAGTTTACAGCTGTCGCGCCAAAGCTTCATCGGCGATCTGCTGGGCGTGGCGACGGCGGTGTTTTACGCCAGCTATATTATGGCGGTGGGGCGCTTGCGCTCGCGTTTGGCGACCCGCGTGATCATGTTTTGGAGCACGCTGTTTTGCGCCGCGTTCTTGCTGCCGCTGACGTGGATGTCGGGCGAGGCCTGGACCCCTGAAACGCTCAACGGCTGGTGGGTATTGATTGGTTTGGCCTTGACCGCCCAAGTGTTCGGCCAGGGGCTGATTGCCTATGCCTTGGCGCATCTTCCGGTGGCGTTTTCGTCAGTGAGTTTGTTGTTTCAGCCGGTGATCGCCGCCTTGGCGGCGTGGCTGTTGTTTGGCGAGGCGTTGGGGCCTTTGCAAGGCGTTGGCGCGTTGGTGGTGTTGATGGGTGTCGCCTTGGCGCGGGTGGGATCGATTAAAAAGCCTGACGCTTAA
- a CDS encoding N-formylglutamate amidohydrolase produces MSTTATTFPQECSAPLLRDDEPGPFEIYNPGGHAPFVIVSDHASRRVPQALNDLGLSAQQFDKHIAYDIGADMITRRLADRLDARAVMGTYSRLVIDLNRQPGDPGSIPEISDGVTVPANQSLSEDQVACRIETLHTPYHEAINREIAAVWRRDDKPPALFSIHSFTPTMNGQDRVWDIGVLWNRDPRLAVPLIEHLRQWDGLHVGDNEPYSGRSLAYTIDTHGAAGGLANCAVEIRQDHCATAEEASHWADILADALRPILALPGLHEVKSF; encoded by the coding sequence ATGAGCACCACAGCCACCACTTTCCCACAAGAATGTTCGGCGCCCCTGCTGAGGGACGACGAACCGGGACCGTTCGAGATTTACAATCCCGGCGGCCACGCCCCTTTTGTCATCGTCAGTGATCACGCCAGCCGCCGCGTCCCCCAGGCGTTGAACGACTTGGGGCTGAGCGCGCAGCAATTCGACAAGCACATCGCCTACGACATCGGCGCGGACATGATCACGCGCCGTCTCGCCGACCGGCTGGATGCGCGCGCGGTGATGGGCACCTATTCGCGCCTGGTCATCGACCTCAACCGCCAGCCGGGCGACCCCGGCAGCATCCCCGAAATCAGCGACGGCGTCACCGTGCCCGCCAACCAATCCCTCAGCGAGGATCAGGTCGCGTGCCGGATCGAAACCCTGCACACCCCCTACCACGAAGCCATCAACCGCGAGATCGCAGCCGTGTGGCGTCGCGACGACAAGCCGCCGGCACTGTTTTCCATTCACAGCTTCACCCCGACCATGAACGGCCAAGACAGGGTCTGGGACATCGGCGTGCTGTGGAACCGCGACCCGCGCTTGGCGGTGCCGCTGATCGAACACCTCCGCCAATGGGATGGATTGCACGTCGGCGACAACGAGCCGTATTCGGGCCGCAGCCTCGCCTACACCATCGACACCCACGGCGCGGCGGGCGGTTTGGCCAATTGCGCGGTGGAAATCCGTCAAGACCATTGCGCCACGGCGGAGGAAGCCAGTCACTGGGCCGACATCTTGGCCGACGCTCTGCGGCCGATTCTCGCCCTACCGGGACTGCATGAGGTCAAATCCTTCTGA
- a CDS encoding CBS domain-containing protein, translating to MKVEMILQRKGNEVISLRPEDTVQTASAILAVNKIGALPVKNANDEVIGILSERDIVRGLYKSGVSCLDLLVKDLMTTDVATCTVNDKVKDVQNIMHTRRFRHLPVVKDGKLHGVVSQGDVMHMCIEQAQTEANVMRELAIARG from the coding sequence ATGAAAGTTGAGATGATCCTTCAGCGCAAAGGCAACGAAGTGATTTCACTGCGCCCCGAAGACACCGTGCAGACGGCTTCGGCGATTTTGGCGGTGAACAAAATCGGCGCCTTGCCGGTGAAGAATGCAAACGATGAAGTGATCGGCATTTTGTCCGAGCGCGACATCGTTCGCGGCCTGTACAAAAGCGGCGTATCGTGCCTCGATCTGTTGGTCAAAGATCTGATGACCACCGACGTCGCCACCTGCACCGTGAACGACAAAGTCAAAGACGTACAGAACATCATGCACACCCGTCGCTTCCGTCACCTGCCGGTGGTCAAGGACGGCAAGCTGCACGGCGTGGTCAGCCAAGGCGACGTGATGCACATGTGCATCGAACAAGCCCAAACCGAAGCCAACGTGATGCGCGAATTGGCGATCGCACGCGGCTGA
- the elbB gene encoding isoprenoid biosynthesis glyoxalase ElbB translates to MSNSANVAVVLSGCGVFDGAEIHESVFTLLALDRRGARYQCFAPDIDQAHVVNHLTHQIADGESRNVLVESARIARGAIKPLSQFNAQDFDALAFPGGFGAAKNLSTFAFDGADCTVDPDVERALKDMVAAGKPIAALCITPAVVAKVLKGADVTIGQDPGTAKAIEAMGAHHTPTEHKGVVIDPNYKLVTAPCYMLDSTISQIADGADAAMEVLLGMV, encoded by the coding sequence ATGAGCAACTCTGCAAACGTCGCTGTCGTGCTCTCCGGTTGCGGCGTCTTCGACGGCGCGGAAATCCACGAAAGCGTGTTCACGCTGTTGGCGTTGGATCGACGCGGCGCGCGCTACCAGTGCTTCGCCCCCGACATCGACCAAGCCCACGTGGTCAACCACCTCACCCACCAAATCGCGGACGGTGAAAGCCGCAACGTGCTGGTCGAAAGCGCGCGCATCGCGCGGGGCGCAATCAAGCCGTTATCGCAATTCAACGCTCAAGACTTCGACGCCCTCGCCTTTCCCGGCGGGTTCGGCGCGGCCAAGAACCTCTCCACCTTCGCCTTCGACGGCGCGGACTGCACCGTCGACCCAGATGTCGAACGCGCCCTGAAAGACATGGTCGCGGCCGGCAAGCCCATCGCCGCGCTGTGCATCACGCCCGCCGTGGTCGCCAAAGTCCTCAAAGGCGCCGACGTCACCATCGGCCAGGACCCCGGCACCGCCAAAGCCATCGAAGCCATGGGTGCACACCACACCCCCACCGAACACAAGGGCGTGGTGATCGATCCCAACTACAAGCTGGTGACGGCACCGTGTTACATGCTCGACAGCACCATCAGCCAAATCGCCGACGGCGCGGACGCAGCGATGGAGGTTTTATTGGGGATGGTTTGA